One Microtus pennsylvanicus isolate mMicPen1 chromosome 3, mMicPen1.hap1, whole genome shotgun sequence DNA window includes the following coding sequences:
- the Btg4 gene encoding protein BTG4 gives MRDEIATAVFFVTRLVKKHEKLSAQQIEAFALKLMTILFEKYRGHWHPDCPSKGQAFRCIRINNNENKDPILERACSESNVNFFHLGLPKEMTIWVDPFEVCCRYGEKKDPFTIASFKGRWENWELAQHISYAVSRATADCSSGTSSDEESCGRQSQVIPKVNNPNSIYQVETFKQSFQPWLCLPRRKHLADGRGGVSGAAYHPVPKNPKWCRPAGRRVDRYHWVNTQLFSGQAAPCKLEGEALSSLKQK, from the exons ATGAGAGATGAAATTGCAACGGCAGTTTTTTTTGTCACAAGATTGGTGAAAAAACACGAGAAATTGAGTGCACAACAGATAGAAGCCTTTGCACTAAAGCTGATGACCATCTTGTTTGAAAAGTACAGAGGTCATTGGCACCCTGACTGTCCTTCTAAGGGACAGGCTTTCAG GTGTATCAGGATAAACAACAATGAGAATAAAGACCCTATATTAGAAAGGGCTTGTTCTGAGAGTAATGTGAATTTTTTTCACCTGGGACTTCCAAAGGAGATGACCATATGGGTCGATCCCTTTGAGGTGTGCTGTAG gTACGGTGAGAAAAAGGATCCCTTTACCATTGCTTCTTTTAAAGGCAGATGGGAGAACTGGGAGCTAGCTCAGCACATCAGCTACGCAGTCAGCAGGGCCACTGCCGATTGCTCATCTGGAACATCTTCTGATGAAGAAAGCTGCGGCAGGCAGTCCCAAGTCATTCCCAAAGTCAACAATCCCAACAGCATCTACCAG GTGGAAACCTTCAAACAGTCCTTCCAGCCGTGGTTGTGCCTCCCTCGTAGAAAGCATTTGGCAGATGGTCGTGGGGGTGTCTCGGGGGCTGCCTACCACCCAGTGCCCAAGAACCCTAAATGGTGCCGGCCTGCTGGGCGCCGGGTGGACAGGTACCACTGGGTCAACACACAATTGTTCAGTGGCCAGGCAGCACCGTGCAAGCTTGAAGGAGAGGCCTTGTCTTCCCTAAAGCAAAAATGA